A stretch of the Clavibacter sp. B3I6 genome encodes the following:
- the ligA gene encoding NAD-dependent DNA ligase LigA → MSDATTTGSAAAAADDAVPATTPPDVAAASARVDELRAEIERHRDEYYEGNASTVSDAEYDALVHELEALEEAHPGLRSQDSPTQRVGGRAETTLFAPVTHAERMLSLDNVFSEEELAEWAAKVERDAGSGRVRYLSELKIDGLAINLRYEHGVLVTAATRGDGVVGEDVTQNVLTMGTVPERLAGTGHPPLVEVRGEIFFPVAEFDELNARQLEVGERVFANPRNAAAGSLRQKEEGKTAARLELMHARIRRLRMLVHGIGAWPVRELERDAHVSAQSEVYGLLAGWGLPISTHFRVFDDMTDVVAFVRRHGAHRAEVEHQIDGIVIKVDDLGLHEELGATSRAPRWATAYKYPPEEVNTTLLDIVVSVGRTGRATPFAVMEKVEVAGSEVRQATLHNQQVVKAKGVLIGDTVVLRKAGDVIPEVLGPVVELRDGTEREFVMPTLCPECSTPLRPAKEGDIDLRCPNARSCPAQVRGRVEHVASRGALDIEGLGEVAAAALTQPLEPEDPPLETEAGLFELTMADLVPITVVVRDAETGMVKVDERTGEAKRVTPFRRRRQKRDGAFDPAAPWGDADSVPSKSAEVLLENLEKAKTQDLWRILVALSIRHVGPVAARALAGWFGSLDAIRAASREELAAVDGVGGIIADALLDWFEVDWHREIVERWEGAGVVTAVPGHPGPGAAAAAGGVLAGLTVVATGSLEGYTREGALEAIMAAGGKAGSSVSKKTHYVAAGPGAGSKLGKAEALGVRIIDAAEFRLLVEQGPDAIALPEAEPADPATAAADDADATAEPKPKRARKRKAPADAVPETADGDAASGGTDPDLDAEADRSATVAPDEAAGGRADPA, encoded by the coding sequence ATGAGCGACGCCACCACGACCGGATCCGCCGCCGCCGCCGCGGACGACGCCGTCCCCGCCACCACGCCACCCGACGTCGCGGCCGCGTCCGCGCGCGTCGACGAGCTGCGCGCCGAGATCGAGCGCCACCGCGACGAGTACTACGAGGGCAACGCGAGCACCGTCAGCGACGCCGAGTACGACGCGCTCGTGCACGAGCTCGAGGCGCTCGAGGAAGCGCACCCCGGGCTCCGCAGCCAGGACAGCCCCACCCAGCGGGTCGGCGGCCGCGCGGAGACCACGCTCTTCGCGCCCGTCACGCACGCCGAGCGCATGCTCAGCCTCGACAACGTGTTCAGCGAGGAGGAGCTCGCCGAGTGGGCGGCGAAGGTCGAGCGCGACGCCGGGAGCGGCCGCGTGCGCTACCTCAGCGAGCTCAAGATCGACGGGCTCGCCATCAACCTGCGCTACGAGCACGGCGTCCTCGTCACGGCGGCCACGCGCGGCGACGGCGTCGTCGGGGAGGACGTCACGCAGAACGTCCTCACCATGGGCACCGTCCCCGAGCGCCTCGCCGGCACCGGCCACCCGCCGCTCGTCGAGGTGCGCGGCGAGATCTTCTTCCCCGTCGCCGAGTTCGACGAGCTCAACGCCCGGCAGCTGGAGGTGGGCGAGCGCGTCTTCGCGAACCCCCGCAACGCCGCCGCCGGGTCCCTCCGGCAGAAGGAGGAGGGCAAGACCGCCGCGCGCCTCGAGCTCATGCACGCGCGCATCCGCCGCCTCCGCATGCTCGTGCACGGCATCGGCGCGTGGCCCGTCCGGGAGCTCGAGCGCGACGCGCACGTGTCCGCGCAGTCCGAGGTCTACGGTCTGTTGGCCGGCTGGGGCCTGCCCATCTCCACGCACTTCCGCGTCTTTGACGACATGACCGACGTCGTGGCGTTCGTGCGCCGCCACGGGGCGCACCGCGCCGAGGTTGAGCACCAGATCGACGGCATCGTCATCAAGGTCGACGACCTCGGGCTCCACGAGGAGCTCGGCGCCACCAGCCGCGCGCCGCGCTGGGCCACCGCGTACAAGTACCCGCCCGAGGAGGTCAACACCACGCTCCTCGACATCGTCGTGAGCGTCGGCCGCACCGGCCGGGCCACGCCGTTCGCCGTCATGGAGAAGGTCGAGGTCGCCGGATCCGAGGTGCGCCAGGCCACGCTGCACAACCAGCAGGTCGTCAAGGCCAAGGGCGTCCTCATCGGCGACACGGTCGTGCTCCGCAAGGCGGGCGACGTCATCCCCGAGGTGCTCGGCCCGGTCGTGGAGCTCCGCGACGGCACCGAGCGCGAGTTCGTCATGCCGACGCTCTGCCCCGAGTGCTCCACGCCGCTCCGCCCCGCCAAGGAGGGCGACATCGACCTGCGCTGCCCCAACGCGCGCAGCTGCCCGGCGCAGGTGCGCGGACGGGTCGAGCACGTGGCCTCCCGCGGCGCGCTCGACATCGAGGGCCTCGGCGAGGTCGCGGCGGCCGCCCTCACGCAGCCGCTCGAGCCGGAGGACCCGCCGCTGGAGACCGAGGCGGGCCTCTTCGAGCTGACCATGGCCGACCTCGTCCCCATCACGGTCGTCGTCCGCGACGCCGAGACCGGCATGGTCAAGGTCGACGAGAGGACGGGCGAGGCGAAGCGGGTCACCCCGTTCCGGCGCCGCCGGCAGAAGCGCGACGGCGCGTTCGACCCGGCCGCGCCGTGGGGCGACGCGGACAGCGTGCCGTCGAAGTCGGCCGAGGTGCTGCTCGAGAACCTCGAGAAGGCGAAGACGCAGGACCTCTGGCGCATCCTCGTCGCGCTCAGCATCCGCCACGTCGGCCCGGTCGCCGCGCGCGCGCTGGCCGGCTGGTTCGGCTCGCTCGACGCGATCCGCGCCGCCAGCCGCGAGGAGCTCGCGGCCGTCGACGGCGTGGGCGGCATCATCGCCGACGCCCTGCTCGACTGGTTCGAGGTCGACTGGCACCGGGAGATCGTGGAGCGCTGGGAGGGGGCCGGCGTCGTCACCGCCGTCCCCGGGCACCCGGGGCCGGGTGCCGCGGCGGCCGCGGGCGGCGTGCTCGCGGGCCTCACGGTCGTCGCCACCGGATCGCTCGAGGGGTACACCCGCGAGGGCGCGCTCGAGGCGATCATGGCGGCCGGCGGCAAGGCCGGGTCCAGCGTCAGCAAGAAGACGCACTACGTCGCCGCCGGCCCCGGCGCGGGCTCGAAGCTCGGCAAGGCCGAGGCGCTCGGCGTCCGCATCATCGACGCCGCCGAGTTCCGCCTGCTCGTGGAGCAGGGGCCGGATGCCATCGCGCTGCCCGAGGCCGAGCCGGCGGATCCCGCGACGGCGGCGGCGGACGACGCCGACGCGACGGCCGAGCCGAAGCCGAAGCGCGCGCGGAAGCGGAAGGCTCCGGCGGACGCCGTACCGGAGACGGCGGACGGCGATGCGGCCTCGGGCGGCACCGAC
- the mnmA gene encoding tRNA 2-thiouridine(34) synthase MnmA, which translates to MKILAAMSGGVDSAVAAARAVDAGHDVTGVHLALSRMPGTLRTGSRGCCTIEDSMDARRTADLLGIPFYVWDFSERFAADVVDDFVAEYQAGRTPNPCMRCNERIKFAALLEKALDLGFDAVCTGHYADVLPGPDGEPELHRAAAWAKDQSYVLGVLTAEQIAHSYFPLGSTPSKAEVRAEAAARGIQVAQKPDSHDICFIPDGDTRGWLADRVGAEQGDILDSAGAVIGTHAGAAAFTVGQRKGLAIGTPAADGRPRFVLEIRPKDNTVVVGPQEALAIREIAGSAFTWAGTPPTRPDQPFDCDVQIRAHADPVPARAAVSVVDGIVELVITPREHLLGVAPGQTAVVYAGTRVLGQVTIDRTVSAVADARPPARSELVGATAGE; encoded by the coding sequence GTGAAGATCCTCGCAGCGATGAGTGGCGGAGTCGACTCCGCCGTGGCCGCCGCCCGCGCCGTCGACGCCGGGCACGACGTGACGGGCGTGCACCTCGCGCTCAGCCGGATGCCGGGCACGCTCCGCACCGGATCCCGCGGCTGCTGCACGATCGAGGACTCGATGGACGCGCGCCGCACCGCCGACCTGCTCGGGATCCCCTTCTACGTGTGGGACTTCTCCGAGCGCTTCGCCGCCGACGTCGTGGACGACTTCGTCGCCGAGTACCAGGCGGGCCGCACGCCCAACCCCTGCATGCGCTGCAACGAGCGGATCAAGTTCGCCGCGCTCCTGGAGAAGGCGCTCGACCTCGGCTTCGACGCCGTCTGCACGGGCCACTACGCCGACGTCCTCCCGGGACCCGACGGCGAGCCCGAGCTGCACCGCGCGGCCGCCTGGGCGAAGGACCAGTCGTACGTCCTCGGCGTCCTGACGGCCGAGCAGATCGCGCACTCGTACTTCCCGCTCGGGTCGACGCCCTCGAAGGCGGAGGTGCGCGCGGAGGCGGCGGCGCGCGGGATCCAGGTCGCGCAGAAGCCCGACAGCCACGACATCTGCTTCATCCCCGACGGCGACACCCGAGGCTGGCTCGCCGACCGCGTGGGGGCGGAGCAGGGGGACATCCTCGACAGCGCGGGGGCGGTGATCGGCACGCACGCCGGCGCCGCTGCCTTCACGGTCGGGCAGCGCAAGGGACTCGCGATCGGCACGCCCGCCGCCGACGGGCGCCCGCGGTTCGTGCTGGAGATCCGGCCGAAGGACAACACGGTGGTCGTGGGGCCGCAGGAGGCGCTCGCCATCCGCGAGATCGCCGGGTCCGCGTTCACCTGGGCGGGGACGCCGCCCACGCGCCCGGACCAGCCGTTCGACTGCGACGTGCAGATCCGCGCCCACGCCGACCCCGTCCCCGCGCGCGCCGCGGTGTCGGTGGTCGACGGCATCGTGGAGCTCGTGATCACCCCGCGAGAGCACCTGCTCGGCGTCGCCCCCGGGCAGACCGCCGTGGTCTACGCCGGCACGCGCGTGCTCGGCCAGGTCACCATCGACCGCACCGTGAGCGCCGTCGCCGACGCGCGGCCGCCCGCGCGATCCGAGCTCGTCGGCGCGACGGCGGGGGAGTGA
- a CDS encoding cysteine desulfurase family protein encodes MTVYLDHAATTPMRPEAIAALAGALTLVGNPSSIHSHGQEARRVLEEAREQIARALDADPVEVVLTSGGTEAVNLGIKGLHGARAAENPPRRTRILVPDGEHHATVDTVAWLERRGAVVERLPIDALGRIEVGAVRAALAADPASVSLLTFLAASNEVGTIQPVEELAALARAHGVPVHVDAVAALGHMPVPFRRWRDAGVSAVSVSAHKVGGPVGVGALVLARQARVDAQIHGGGQQRQVRSGTQDAASAVAFAVAVTLAVAELDAERVRLRALRDRLVETALRDVPGAVLRGDPDPAGRLPGNAHLTFAGCQGDSLLLLLDMAGVSVSTGSACQAGVPEVSHVLLGMGVPEDEARGALRFTLGRTTTDADVDALLAALPDAVARAARAGLAGRAARRLTG; translated from the coding sequence ATGACGGTCTACCTCGACCACGCCGCGACCACCCCGATGCGGCCGGAGGCGATCGCCGCGCTCGCCGGGGCGCTCACGCTGGTGGGGAACCCGTCCTCCATCCACTCGCACGGCCAGGAGGCGCGGCGCGTGCTCGAGGAGGCGCGGGAGCAGATCGCGCGGGCGCTGGACGCGGATCCTGTCGAGGTCGTGCTCACCTCCGGCGGCACGGAGGCGGTGAACCTCGGGATCAAGGGCCTGCACGGCGCGCGCGCGGCGGAGAATCCCCCCCGGCGCACCCGGATCCTCGTGCCGGACGGCGAGCACCACGCCACGGTCGACACGGTCGCGTGGCTCGAGCGCCGCGGCGCTGTCGTGGAGCGGCTGCCGATCGACGCGCTCGGACGCATCGAGGTGGGCGCCGTGCGCGCCGCGCTCGCCGCGGACCCCGCGTCGGTCTCCCTGCTCACCTTCCTGGCCGCGAGCAACGAGGTCGGCACGATCCAGCCCGTCGAGGAGCTGGCGGCGCTCGCCCGCGCGCACGGCGTCCCCGTGCACGTCGACGCGGTCGCGGCCCTCGGGCACATGCCCGTCCCCTTCCGCCGCTGGCGCGACGCGGGCGTCTCCGCGGTGAGCGTCTCGGCGCACAAGGTCGGCGGCCCGGTGGGCGTGGGCGCGCTCGTGCTCGCGCGGCAGGCCCGGGTGGACGCCCAGATCCACGGCGGCGGCCAGCAGCGGCAGGTCCGCTCGGGGACGCAGGACGCCGCCTCCGCCGTCGCGTTCGCCGTGGCCGTCACGCTCGCCGTCGCCGAGCTCGACGCCGAGCGCGTCCGGCTCCGGGCCCTCCGCGACCGGCTCGTGGAGACCGCGCTGCGCGACGTCCCGGGCGCGGTGCTCCGCGGCGACCCGGATCCCGCCGGCCGCCTCCCCGGCAACGCCCACCTCACCTTCGCCGGCTGCCAGGGCGACTCGCTCCTCCTCCTCCTCGACATGGCGGGCGTCTCGGTGAGCACCGGATCCGCGTGCCAGGCCGGCGTGCCCGAGGTCTCGCACGTGCTCCTCGGCATGGGCGTCCCCGAGGACGAGGCCCGCGGCGCGCTCCGCTTCACGCTCGGCCGCACGACCACCGACGCCGACGTCGACGCGCTCCTCGCGGCCCTGCCGGACGCCGTCGCGCGCGCCGCGCGGGCGGGCCTCGCGGGCCGGGCGGCGCGTAGGCTCACGGGGTGA
- a CDS encoding glycogen-debranching protein: MPRPGSPEPLGLTLSDQGGTLRLVSHGASAVELTVSAVDDPRRVVEAVAMERGDGGVWTGSSARLVPGTAYSVRVDGDPAPGDSFDPTRHLLDPYARGLVQVGPAAWRSVVTSDVPAAERAARRAARPDVPRDRQVLYELHVRGFSKLDERLPEELRGTYAGLGHEASVARLVDLGITTVELLPVHASTSEERLRAQGRINHWGYNTLAYLAPHAPYATRRARDAGADAVAAEFRGMVDALHAAGIQVVLDVVYNHTAEEGADGPVTSLRGIDGSRYYRHAPDGTPIDVTGCGNTVDLSRPDAQRLVLDSLEHWSDVMGVDGFRFDLAVTLGRDEHVDFDPDHPLLRAIVEDEALQGLLMIAEPWDVGMGGWRTGGFGSGWSEWNDGYRDRVRDFWLTDVGEARRQGRAPNGVGALASCLAGSSGTFTADRGPLASVSFVTAHDGFTLADLTSYDRKHNSGNGESNRDGTDANRSWNHGVEGPTHDAAVLAARRRTSRNLIATLLVSAGIPMLTMGDERGRTQRGNNNGYCLDNEATWLHWDEDAWRLDLHATTRHLLRIRRENPALRPVRYASPDALVPSASVLAWRDADGAPMTDAAWEWTATRTLQWISTSTPETEEPSTVLVVVHGLETRQAVTLPAHDGVTAWRLLWTSEWERPEVATADDAPGDRVEVDGPALRIYRAG, translated from the coding sequence ATGCCGCGCCCCGGATCGCCCGAGCCCCTGGGGCTGACGCTCTCCGACCAGGGCGGCACGCTGCGCCTCGTCAGCCACGGCGCGTCCGCCGTGGAGCTCACCGTCTCGGCCGTCGACGACCCCCGGCGGGTGGTCGAGGCCGTCGCCATGGAGCGCGGGGACGGCGGCGTGTGGACGGGGTCCAGCGCGCGGCTCGTCCCGGGCACGGCGTACTCGGTGCGCGTCGACGGCGACCCCGCGCCCGGCGACTCCTTCGACCCGACGAGGCACCTCCTCGACCCGTACGCGCGCGGCCTCGTGCAGGTCGGCCCCGCCGCCTGGCGCTCGGTCGTCACGAGCGACGTGCCCGCTGCGGAGCGGGCCGCCCGCCGGGCCGCGCGACCCGACGTCCCGCGGGACCGGCAGGTGCTCTACGAGCTGCACGTCCGCGGGTTCAGCAAGCTCGACGAGCGGCTCCCGGAGGAGCTCCGCGGCACGTACGCGGGCCTCGGGCACGAGGCGTCCGTCGCGCGCCTGGTCGACCTCGGGATCACGACGGTCGAGCTCCTGCCCGTGCACGCCTCCACGAGCGAGGAGCGGCTGCGCGCGCAGGGCCGGATCAACCACTGGGGCTACAACACGCTCGCCTACCTGGCGCCGCACGCGCCCTACGCGACCCGGCGTGCGCGCGATGCGGGGGCGGATGCCGTCGCGGCCGAGTTCCGCGGCATGGTCGACGCGCTGCACGCGGCCGGGATCCAGGTCGTGCTCGACGTCGTCTACAACCACACGGCCGAGGAGGGCGCGGACGGGCCCGTCACGAGCCTCCGCGGCATCGACGGCTCCCGCTACTACCGGCACGCGCCCGACGGCACGCCCATCGACGTGACCGGCTGCGGCAACACGGTCGACCTGTCCCGGCCGGACGCGCAGCGCCTCGTGCTCGACTCGCTCGAGCACTGGTCCGACGTGATGGGCGTGGACGGCTTCCGGTTCGACCTCGCCGTGACCCTCGGCCGCGACGAGCACGTCGACTTCGACCCCGACCACCCGCTCCTCCGCGCCATCGTCGAGGACGAGGCGCTCCAGGGCCTCCTCATGATCGCCGAGCCGTGGGACGTCGGCATGGGCGGGTGGCGCACCGGCGGGTTCGGATCCGGGTGGAGCGAGTGGAACGACGGCTACCGCGACCGCGTCCGCGACTTCTGGCTCACCGACGTCGGGGAGGCCCGCCGCCAGGGGCGCGCGCCGAACGGCGTCGGGGCGCTCGCCTCGTGCCTGGCCGGATCCTCGGGCACGTTCACCGCCGACCGCGGGCCGCTGGCGTCGGTGTCCTTCGTCACGGCCCACGACGGGTTCACCCTCGCCGACCTCACCTCGTACGACCGCAAGCACAACAGCGGCAACGGCGAGTCGAACCGCGACGGGACGGACGCGAACCGCTCCTGGAACCACGGGGTGGAGGGCCCGACGCACGACGCCGCCGTCCTGGCCGCCCGCCGCCGGACCTCGCGCAACCTCATCGCGACGCTGCTGGTGTCGGCCGGGATCCCCATGCTCACGATGGGCGACGAGCGCGGCCGCACCCAGCGCGGGAACAACAACGGCTACTGCCTCGACAACGAGGCCACGTGGCTGCACTGGGACGAGGACGCGTGGCGGCTCGACCTGCACGCGACCACGCGGCACCTCCTCCGCATCCGCCGCGAGAACCCGGCGCTCCGGCCCGTGCGCTACGCCTCCCCCGACGCGCTCGTGCCGAGCGCGTCCGTGCTCGCCTGGCGGGACGCGGACGGCGCGCCCATGACGGACGCCGCGTGGGAGTGGACGGCCACGCGCACATTGCAGTGGATCTCCACCTCCACCCCCGAGACCGAGGAGCCGAGCACCGTGCTCGTCGTGGTGCACGGCCTCGAGACCCGCCAGGCCGTGACGCTGCCCGCGCACGACGGCGTGACCGCCTGGCGGCTGCTGTGGACGAGCGAGTGGGAGCGGCCCGAGGTCGCGACCGCGGACGACGCGCCCGGGGACCGGGTCGAGGTCGACGGGCCGGCGCTGCGGATCTACCGCGCCGGCTGA
- the glgP gene encoding alpha-glucan family phosphorylase: protein MKAIRRFTVRAVLPEELSALDELAGNLRWSWYEPTRRVFAHVSPELWEGTGHDPVALLGAVDQDRLRELAADAGFVAWAEEQRADLRAYVREPRWYQSLEGDVPEAIGYFSPEFGIAAALPQYSGGLGILAGDHLKSASDLGVPLVGVGLFYRSGYFRQGISSDGWQQETYPVFDPDGLPLQVLRDADGAPVHVELGLPAGRTLHARVWTARVGRIPLLLLDTDVPENDDDLRGVTDRLYGGGGEHRLHQELLLGIGGVRAIAAHSRVTGSPVPRVFHTNEGHAGFLGLERVQALMADGLDFDEALQVVRAGTVFTTHTPVPAGIDRFDVGLVRAHVTDALLPGVPADRVLELGAEAHDGGDPGVFNMALMGLRLAQRANGVSQLHGEVSRGMFSGLWPGFDTEEVPITSVTNGVHAPTWTDPMLMSLARERLGTWDTTEADWSDPTVTDGDLWDVRGRMRRQLVADARRRVTRAWREQNPGAVEPAWLEDVLDPEVLTIGFARRVPTYKRLTLMLHDRERLRRILTDPDRPVQIVVAGKSHPADDEGKRLIQELVRFAGEPEIRGRLVFLPDYDIGMAQLLYPGTDVWLNNPLRPLEACGTSGMKAALNGALNLSILDGWWDEYYDGVNGWAIPSADRAHDGAERDAMEATALYDLIENRIAPRFYERDADGVPTGWVHDIRHTLRTLSPELSADRMVREYVERLYVPAGRAQRIVAADDHARARELAAWRGRVAAAWPSVQVAHVESEGVAQQAQVGDELRVRAWIALGGLDVDDVTVEVVHGRTGEGDVLTDVVRHALAPVGGSGGQQEYVGTVPLASAGPFGYTVRVVPRHELLASSAEPGLVAVAS, encoded by the coding sequence GTGAAGGCCATCCGCAGGTTCACCGTCCGCGCCGTCCTCCCGGAGGAGCTGTCCGCCCTGGACGAGCTCGCCGGCAACCTGAGGTGGTCCTGGTACGAGCCCACCCGCCGCGTGTTCGCGCACGTGAGCCCGGAGCTCTGGGAGGGGACCGGACACGATCCCGTCGCGCTGCTCGGCGCCGTCGACCAGGACCGGCTCCGCGAGCTCGCCGCCGATGCGGGCTTCGTCGCGTGGGCGGAGGAGCAGCGCGCCGACCTCCGCGCCTACGTGCGGGAGCCCCGCTGGTACCAGTCCCTCGAGGGGGACGTGCCCGAGGCGATCGGCTACTTCTCGCCCGAGTTCGGGATCGCCGCCGCGCTGCCGCAGTACTCGGGGGGCCTCGGCATCCTCGCGGGCGACCACCTGAAGAGCGCCTCCGACCTCGGCGTCCCGCTCGTGGGCGTCGGCCTCTTCTACCGCTCCGGCTACTTCCGCCAGGGGATCTCCTCCGACGGCTGGCAGCAGGAGACGTACCCCGTCTTCGACCCCGACGGCCTGCCGCTCCAGGTGCTGCGCGACGCCGACGGCGCGCCCGTGCACGTCGAACTGGGCCTGCCCGCCGGCCGCACGCTGCACGCGCGCGTCTGGACCGCGCGGGTCGGGCGGATCCCGCTGCTGCTCCTCGACACGGACGTGCCCGAGAACGACGACGACCTCCGCGGCGTCACCGACCGCCTCTACGGCGGCGGCGGCGAGCACCGGCTGCACCAGGAGCTGCTGCTCGGCATCGGCGGGGTCCGCGCCATCGCGGCGCACTCCCGCGTCACCGGATCCCCGGTGCCGCGCGTGTTCCACACCAACGAGGGCCACGCGGGCTTCCTCGGGCTCGAGCGGGTCCAGGCTCTCATGGCCGACGGCCTGGACTTCGACGAGGCGCTGCAGGTGGTGCGCGCCGGCACGGTCTTCACGACGCACACGCCGGTGCCCGCGGGCATCGACAGGTTCGACGTCGGGCTCGTCCGCGCGCACGTGACGGACGCGCTCCTGCCGGGCGTGCCCGCCGACCGGGTCCTGGAGCTCGGCGCGGAGGCGCACGACGGCGGCGACCCGGGCGTGTTCAACATGGCGCTCATGGGCCTCCGCCTGGCGCAGCGCGCCAACGGCGTCTCGCAGCTGCACGGCGAGGTCAGCCGGGGCATGTTCTCGGGCCTCTGGCCGGGCTTCGACACCGAGGAGGTGCCGATCACGAGCGTCACCAACGGCGTCCACGCGCCCACGTGGACGGATCCGATGCTCATGTCGCTCGCCCGCGAGCGGCTCGGCACGTGGGACACCACCGAGGCCGACTGGTCGGATCCCACGGTGACGGACGGCGACCTGTGGGACGTGCGCGGGCGCATGCGCCGCCAGCTCGTCGCCGACGCCCGACGGCGCGTCACGCGCGCCTGGCGCGAGCAGAACCCGGGCGCGGTCGAGCCGGCGTGGCTGGAGGACGTGCTCGACCCCGAGGTGCTCACCATCGGCTTCGCCCGCCGCGTGCCCACGTACAAGCGCCTGACCCTCATGCTCCACGACCGGGAGCGCCTCCGCCGGATCCTCACCGACCCGGACCGGCCCGTGCAGATCGTCGTCGCGGGCAAGTCGCACCCGGCGGACGACGAGGGCAAGCGCCTCATCCAGGAGCTCGTGCGGTTCGCGGGCGAGCCGGAGATCCGCGGCCGGCTCGTGTTCCTGCCCGACTACGACATCGGCATGGCGCAGCTGCTCTACCCGGGCACCGACGTGTGGCTCAACAACCCGCTGCGGCCGCTCGAGGCCTGCGGCACGTCCGGCATGAAGGCGGCGCTCAACGGCGCGCTCAACCTGTCGATCCTCGACGGCTGGTGGGACGAGTACTACGACGGCGTCAACGGCTGGGCGATCCCCTCCGCCGACCGGGCCCATGACGGCGCCGAGCGCGACGCGATGGAGGCGACGGCGCTCTACGACCTCATCGAGAACCGCATCGCGCCGCGCTTCTACGAGCGCGACGCCGACGGGGTGCCTACGGGCTGGGTGCACGACATCCGGCACACGCTCCGGACGCTCTCGCCCGAGCTCAGCGCCGACCGCATGGTGCGCGAGTACGTCGAGCGGCTGTACGTGCCGGCGGGCCGGGCGCAGCGGATCGTCGCGGCTGACGACCACGCGCGGGCCCGGGAGCTCGCCGCGTGGCGGGGACGCGTGGCGGCGGCCTGGCCGTCCGTGCAGGTCGCGCACGTCGAGTCGGAGGGCGTCGCGCAGCAGGCGCAGGTGGGCGACGAGCTGCGGGTCCGCGCCTGGATCGCGCTCGGCGGGCTCGACGTCGACGACGTCACGGTCGAGGTCGTCCACGGGCGGACGGGCGAGGGCGACGTGCTCACGGACGTCGTGCGCCACGCGCTCGCTCCCGTCGGCGGATCCGGCGGACAGCAGGAGTACGTCGGCACCGTCCCGCTCGCGAGCGCCGGTCCCTTCGGCTACACCGTGCGCGTGGTCCCGCGGCACGAGCTGCTGGCGTCGAGCGCGGAGCCGGGGCTGGTCGCGGTCGCGAGCTGA